A window of the Fulvia fulva chromosome 11, complete sequence genome harbors these coding sequences:
- a CDS encoding Mitochondrial carrier protein MTM1, whose product MATVHTQGQDHDRILSADGEGQSDTNTLHLTMPPNTARTAKDDETSAAQKMLSAVTGSILTSLLVTPLDVVRVRLQSSSPSPSPSARLPAFVQLPPNLGVTACCREVFWVQNQSQFCVASPAVIDERVISDCAAEETQRKTFNSTLDGIRKIARNEGICTLWRGLSPTLLMSIPANVIYFAGYDWLRHSQRSPMKDHVSDAYAPLVAGSVARVLAAIAVSPIEMLRTRMQATQSSEKNVMRATMSGLQEMVSSQGYASLWRGLSLTLWRDVPFSALYWWGYEWGRKRLDQNRAHSAVFSGKDGSHYQLLLDSFIAGAGAGGVAALVTTPFDVGKTRQQTVINSTMSAEKRRNLPEGRTMPRFLWHIYKTQGTSGLFKGWAARCLKVAPACAIMISSYEIGKKMAVTVNDKKHQGLED is encoded by the exons ATGGCGACAGTACACACACAAGGCCAGGACCACGACAGAATACTGTCAGCTGATGGCGAGGGACAGTCTGATACAAACACCCTCCACCTCACAATGCCGCCCAACACTGCGCGGACAGCAAAGGACGATGAGACCTCGGCTGCCCAGAAAATGTTGTCTGCTGTGACCGGCAGCATCTTGACCTCATTGCTTG TAACACCCCTAGACGTCGTCCGCGTACGACTACAATCCTCCTCCCCAAGTCCGTCCCCCTCTGCACGATTACCTGCCTTCGTCCAATTGCCTCCCAATCTCGGTGTCACTGCCTGTTGTCGCGAGGTCTTCTGGGTGCAAAACCAGTCACAATTCTGCGTTGCTTCACCTGCAGTCATCGATGAAAGGGTCATCTCTGACTGTGCGGCAGAAGAGACTCAACGCAAGACATTCAACTCCACCCTCGATGGGATCCGGAAGATCGCTAGAAACGAAGGCATCTGCACACTATGGCGAGGACTCAGCCCGACCCTGCTGATGAGCATACCCGCAAACGTCATATACTTTGCTGGATACGATTGGCTGAGGCATAGTCAGAGGAGTCCGATGAAGGATCATGTTAGTGATGCGTATGCGCCGTTGGTGGCAGGAAGTGTAGCAAGAGTGCTGGCAGCCATTGCTGTCAGTCCGATTGAGATGTTGAGGACGAGGATGCAAGCGACACAGTCGTCGGAAAAGAATGTCATGCGCGCGACAATGTCTGGTCTGCAAGAGATGGTTTCATCACAGGGATACGCCTCGTTGTGGCGCGGCTTGAGCCTTACACTCTGGAGAGATGTACCATTCTCAGCCTTGTACTGGTGGGGTTATGAATGGGGACGCAAGCGATTGGACCAGAACCGGGCACACAGCGCAGTCTTCTCTGGCAAGGACGGATCCCACTACCAATTACTGCTGGACTCTTTCATCGCTGGAGCTGGAGCAGGAGGTGTCGCAGCGCTTGTCACAACACCATTCGATGTCGGCAAGACCCGGCAGCAGACTGTCATCAACTCGACCATGTCCGCAGAGAAGAGACGGAACCTGCCAGAAGGACGAACAATGCCACGCTTTCTTTGGCACATCTACAAGACCCAAGGCACATCTGGACTCTTCAAAGGCTGGGCAGCCCGATGTTTGAAGGTCGCGCCGGCTTGCGCCATCATGATCTCGAGTTATGAGATCGGTAAGAAGATGGCCGTGACGGTGAATGATAAGAAGCATCAAGGGTTGGAAGACTGA